From Passer domesticus isolate bPasDom1 chromosome 5, bPasDom1.hap1, whole genome shotgun sequence, the proteins below share one genomic window:
- the LOC135300488 gene encoding retinoic acid-induced protein 3-like, which translates to MTTTTTTSPPGCGSIGADYYLLCDTEKAWGIVLESLAAAGILITIFLICSLFFLICKVQDNSKRHMISIYFFFLLGTLGVFGLTFAFIIKLNDRTRPTRFFLFGVIFALCFSCLLTHACNLNKLVRGRKPFSWRVLLLFLVSFALVQVVISIEYLVTMFVNQREEFLNMVRENTNKDFVMLLIYVLFLMALTFLVSMFTFCGPYKSWKRHGAHIFVTVLFSIAIWVVWITMLIKGNTVLDKQTWDDPVVAIALVSNGWIFLIMYIVPEICFLTAPVKLEDYPPENDFCQPKFIKQATGVDNRAYTQDEIVQGNVNYSPYASHFQMKAIEPQNDFSIPRPKARTSPYHDYTGGKSPQ; encoded by the exons ATGACGACGACGACGACGACgtctcccccaggctgtggcagcaTCGGTGCTGACTACTACCTGCTCTGTGACACAGAGAAAGCCTGGGGGATTGTCTTGGagtccctggctgcagcaggcatCCTCATCACCATTTTCCTCATCTGCTCGCTCTTCTTCCTCATCTGCAAAGTCCAAGACAACAGCAAGCGGCACATGATCTCcatctattttttctttcttttaggCACACTCGGCGTTTTTGGTCTCACTTTTGCCTTCATCATTAAACTCAATGACAGGACTCGCCCCACTCGCTTCTTCCTCTTTGGAGTCATCTTTGCTCTCTGCTTCTCGTGCCTCCTCACCCATGCCTGCAACCTCAACAAACTAGTGAGGGGAAGAAAGCCCTTCTCCTGGcgggtgctgctgctcttccttgTCTCCTTTGCCCTGGTACAAGTTGTGATCAGCATTGAGTACTTAGTCACCATGTTTGTAAACCAGAGAGAAGAATTCCTGAATATGGTTCGGGAGAACACCAACAAGGACTTTGTCATGCTGCTGATCTACGTGCTCTTCCTGATGGCCCTGACCTTCTTGGTTTCCATGTTCACATTCTGTGGGCCATATAAAAGCTGGAAGAGGCACGGGGCGCACATCTTTGTCACTGTCCTGTTCTCCATTGCCATTTGGGTGGTGTGGATCACTATGCTCATAAAAGGCAACACGGTTTTAGACAAACAAACATGGGATGATCCTGTTGTGGCCATTGCTCTGGTGTCCAATGGCTGGATTTTCCTGATAATGTATATTGTCCCTGAAATTTGTTTCCTCACTGCTCCTGTGAAGCTAGAGGACTACCCTCCAGAAAATGACTTCTGCCAGCCCAAGTTCATAAAGCAGGCAACTGGAGTGGACAACCGTGCCTACACCCAAGATGAAATTGTGCAAG GAAATGTCAACTACTCCCCGTATGCTTCTCACTTTCAGATGAAG GCCATTGAACCCCAGAATGATTTCTCCATCCCTCGCCCCAAGGCCCGGACAAGCCCATACCATGACTACACTGGTGGGAAAAGCCCCCAgtaa